One genomic window of Punica granatum isolate Tunisia-2019 chromosome 1, ASM765513v2, whole genome shotgun sequence includes the following:
- the LOC116206500 gene encoding 16 kDa phloem protein 1: MTAGILEVLLVDAKGIQHTNLLRRPAYYVVAECGGQAYKSKVSKGKDSRAWWNEKFRFEFPMSHWRKSTYLKMRIMDLEFFRRGGFVGDTIIYLGGVITEGLDTGSIEVGPSPYNVVLEDDSYKGQIVIGFKFTIQEEVHVQERKQDVAEYGSESSSFWTSMVKLWKWKISWWKLLPQLGHKSSSKDKNN; the protein is encoded by the exons ATGACGGCAGGAATTCTTGAAGTTCTTCTCGTTGATGCTAAGGGCATTCAACACACAAATCTCCTCA GGAGGCCGGCCTATTATGTTGTTGCTGAATGTGGAGGACAAGCATACAAAAGTAAAGTGTCAAAAG GGAAGGATAGTAGAGCCTGGTGGAATGAGAAATTCAGATTTGAATTTCCAATGTCTCATTGGAGAAAATCAACCTACCTGAAGATGAGAATTATGGACTTGGAATTCTTCAGGCGGGGTGGATTCGTTGGAGATACCAT AATCTACCTTGGTGGGGTGATAACAGAGGGACTTGACACTGGATCAATAGAGGTGGGACCATCTCCCTACAACGTAGTCCTCGAAGACGACTCCTATAAAGGGCAGATAGTCATCGGGTTCAAATTTACCATCCAA GAGGAAGTGCATGTGCAAGAAAGAAAGCAAGATGTGGCAGAGTATGGGTCAGAAAGTAGTTCATTTTGGACATCAATGGTGAAGCTTTGGAAGTGGAAGATTTCATGGTGGAAGCTCCTTCCTCAATTAGGTCACAAGAGCAGCTCTAAAGACAAGAACAATTAA
- the LOC116193229 gene encoding gibberellin 20-oxidase-like protein isoform X1, with product MPLDHTNKTAPFDRGYKKQLKRFSKCRTKESDPRTPALFHPLIVSNPFPQQSYRFFLSRYNFPSAESRTCSISADKLSHQYAVATQVLVLFLVFLELFCMISFYAAENMSETVLELPVLDMSLPLEADQSLLAPVADACRKWGFFLITNHGVSEELYSKVKNLCKQLFSLPPDTKLKLGPFSSVKSYTPHFIASPFFESLRVSGPDFFSSAQSSADVLFDQQKQEFCNVLEEYGSKMADLSKKIVQIMLKILGEGSENKYYESDFKNCHGYLRVNNYSPPETVENQEVEGLGQHTDMSCITIVYQDEIGGLQVRSQSGKWFDISPREEILVVNIGDLLQAWSNDRLRSSEHRVMLKAPRNRLSLAFFWCFEDDKAVTSPDEVVGEGSVKLYKPFRAVDYIKFRESSDPGKFEKVGFTVKGFAGINQLDVTQ from the exons ATGCCTCTTGATCATACAAATAAAACGGCCCCGTTTGACAGAGGATATAAGAAACAACTAAAACGATTCTCCAAGTGCAGGACTAAGGAATCAGATCCTCGAACACCGGCACTGTTTCATCCTCTGATTGTATCGAATCCTTTCCCACAGCAATCCTATCGGTTCTTCCTCAGCAGGTACAACTTCCCCTCAGCAGAATCTAGGACATGTTCTATATCTGCTGACAAACTGTCTCATCAGTATGCTGTTGCCACCCAAGTTTTGGTCTTGTTTCTTGTTTTCCTGGAACTATTTTGCATGATCTCCTTCTATGCTGCAGAGAACATGTCCGAAACGGTCCTCGAGCTTCCTGTCCTAGACATGTCTCTGCCACTGGAAGCTGACCAGTCTCTCCTCGCGCCTGTAGCTGATGCCTGCAGGAAATGGGGATTCTTCCTCATCACCAATCATGGAGTCTCCGAAGAGCTCTACTCCAAAGTCAAGAACCTCTGCAAGCAGCTCTTCAGCCTCCCTCCAGACACGAAGCTCAAGCTCGGCCCTTTCTCCTCCGTCAAGTCCTACACTCCGCATTTCATAGCCTCCCCTTTCTTCGAAAGTCTCCGTGTCTCAGGACCTGACTTCTTCTCCTCTGCTCAGAGCTCCGCCGATGTTCTGTTCGATCAACAAAAACAGGAGTTCTG CAACGTGCTAGAAGAATATGGCAGCAAAATGGCGGATTTGTCCAAGAAAATTGTACAGATAATGCTAAAGATATTGGGAGAAGGCTCTGAGAACAAATACTACGAGTCTGATTTCAAGAACTGTCACGGGTACTTGAGGGTGAACAACTACTCACCTCCAGAAACTGTTGAAAACCAGGAGGTTGAGGGGCTGGGGCAGcatacagatatgagctgcATCACGATCGTGTACCAGGACGAGATAGGAGGGCTCCAGGTGAGATCACAAAGTGGCAAATGGTTTGACATAAGCCCCCGAGAGGAAATCCTAGTCGTGAACATTGGGGACCTGCTGCAGGCTTGGAGCAACGACAGGCTCAGGTCATCAGAGCACAGGGTCATGTTAAAGGCACCGAGAAACCGCCTTTCCCTTGCATTCTTCTGGTGTTTTGAGGATGATAAAGCGGTGACCTCGCCTGATGAGGTCGTGGGAGAGGGGAGTGTAAAGCTTTACAAGCCCTTCAGGGCGGTAGATTACATAAAATTCCGGGAAAGTAGCGATCCTGGAAAGTTCGAGAAAGTCGGCTTCACTGTCAAAGGCTTTGCTGGGATCAATCAATTAGATGTCACACAATAA
- the LOC116193229 gene encoding gibberellin 20-oxidase-like protein isoform X2, with amino-acid sequence MSETVLELPVLDMSLPLEADQSLLAPVADACRKWGFFLITNHGVSEELYSKVKNLCKQLFSLPPDTKLKLGPFSSVKSYTPHFIASPFFESLRVSGPDFFSSAQSSADVLFDQQKQEFCNVLEEYGSKMADLSKKIVQIMLKILGEGSENKYYESDFKNCHGYLRVNNYSPPETVENQEVEGLGQHTDMSCITIVYQDEIGGLQVRSQSGKWFDISPREEILVVNIGDLLQAWSNDRLRSSEHRVMLKAPRNRLSLAFFWCFEDDKAVTSPDEVVGEGSVKLYKPFRAVDYIKFRESSDPGKFEKVGFTVKGFAGINQLDVTQ; translated from the exons ATGTCCGAAACGGTCCTCGAGCTTCCTGTCCTAGACATGTCTCTGCCACTGGAAGCTGACCAGTCTCTCCTCGCGCCTGTAGCTGATGCCTGCAGGAAATGGGGATTCTTCCTCATCACCAATCATGGAGTCTCCGAAGAGCTCTACTCCAAAGTCAAGAACCTCTGCAAGCAGCTCTTCAGCCTCCCTCCAGACACGAAGCTCAAGCTCGGCCCTTTCTCCTCCGTCAAGTCCTACACTCCGCATTTCATAGCCTCCCCTTTCTTCGAAAGTCTCCGTGTCTCAGGACCTGACTTCTTCTCCTCTGCTCAGAGCTCCGCCGATGTTCTGTTCGATCAACAAAAACAGGAGTTCTG CAACGTGCTAGAAGAATATGGCAGCAAAATGGCGGATTTGTCCAAGAAAATTGTACAGATAATGCTAAAGATATTGGGAGAAGGCTCTGAGAACAAATACTACGAGTCTGATTTCAAGAACTGTCACGGGTACTTGAGGGTGAACAACTACTCACCTCCAGAAACTGTTGAAAACCAGGAGGTTGAGGGGCTGGGGCAGcatacagatatgagctgcATCACGATCGTGTACCAGGACGAGATAGGAGGGCTCCAGGTGAGATCACAAAGTGGCAAATGGTTTGACATAAGCCCCCGAGAGGAAATCCTAGTCGTGAACATTGGGGACCTGCTGCAGGCTTGGAGCAACGACAGGCTCAGGTCATCAGAGCACAGGGTCATGTTAAAGGCACCGAGAAACCGCCTTTCCCTTGCATTCTTCTGGTGTTTTGAGGATGATAAAGCGGTGACCTCGCCTGATGAGGTCGTGGGAGAGGGGAGTGTAAAGCTTTACAAGCCCTTCAGGGCGGTAGATTACATAAAATTCCGGGAAAGTAGCGATCCTGGAAAGTTCGAGAAAGTCGGCTTCACTGTCAAAGGCTTTGCTGGGATCAATCAATTAGATGTCACACAATAA